The Carassius gibelio isolate Cgi1373 ecotype wild population from Czech Republic chromosome B9, carGib1.2-hapl.c, whole genome shotgun sequence genome includes a region encoding these proteins:
- the LOC127964906 gene encoding uncharacterized protein LOC127964906 isoform X2, producing MPKKICSCSPGSLSVNTGKVVAVVTMNGRYDLSVPEMKCEACKTTWSPGVDDLVRNDYWPATLHFSTVDSTDVFYSYEELKMAAPGLSCQAFLRMLDQRTLRFGRIGKITADSFRKSFLEWEAVRFEVDKICREEHFVCPACTPDMLAVSVDGNRKHHRFKNAARSEEKALFDGIFIAKDDEVERFVDYIHSTTNHVSGRGVCGGKWSAARETSQKSSSKIDEEGLELAVCRHGVFLTALNMFRGEIYAYPLYLQNKLANTPISFFAMDVTCKYWPYLNKVTKSCPELQHLLSMKPFLSVFHAKAHDFKCEVKWSGAYQQGAGLTLGEEVEQCNAFLSRIAVTTKHMSKAGRTDMLTLMAMRWNQQKFNNLATSLACRYQKATKRLESQLQDLESMRIQLAVTQVEVEGWVTDIKEWAEATTSQKNADLDAVINRIEVLVASIKRRSQRLYKDTDGSKGRARIRRKIREEKAILSSVVEKYNSMVPDTERIAFDIILSDETVWPWQLSHGDAVDLKTKRKAFDVVMAIRRLEEEKKIVLSEMAKHWKSLSTRADTLKEMSCQLSSEVWDLNEEGIKGFLSLTLRKKQEVTRMMKHARDCYAKVLTGTSMDFQNDWDGYDSDSELSDEFDELSSEK from the exons ATGCCCAAAAAAATATGTAGTTGTTCTCCAGGATCGTTGAGTGTCAACACAGGAAAAGTTGTTGCTGTGGTTACAATGAATG GACGATATGATCTCAGTGTGCCTGAGATGAAATGCGAGGCATGCAAAACCACATGGAGCCCTGGAGTGGATGACTTAGTCCGTAATGACTACTGGCCTGCTACCCTTCACTTTTCCACAGTGGACTCTAcagatgtgttttattcatatgaAGAGTTGAAGATGGCAGCACCAGGACTGTCATGCCAAGCATTTTTAAGAATGCTTGATCAACGAACTCTCCGCTTTGGCCGT ATTGGGAAGATCACAGCAGACAGCTTCAGAAAAAGTTTTTTGGAGTGGGAGGCTGTTAGATTTGAGGTGGATAAGATCTGCAGGGAGGAGCATTTTGTCTGCCCTGCATGCACCCCAGACATGCTTGCTGTTTCTGTGGATGGAAATCGCAAGCACCACCGCTTTAAGAATGCAGCAAG ATCGGAAGAAAAAGCCTTATTTGATGGCATCTTCATTGCAAAAGATGATGAAGTAGAGAGATTTGTGGATTACATTCATTCTACCACCAACCAT GTCTCTGGAAGAGGTGTCTGTGGAGGGAAGTGGTCAGCTGCAAGGGAAACGTCTCAGAAATCCTCAAGTAAAATTGATGAGGAGGGACTTGAGCTTGCAGTCTGTCGACATGGAGTTTTTCTCACCGCTCTCAACATGTTCAGGGGAGAAATATATGCTTATCCCCTCTACCTGCAGAACAAGCTGGCAAATACGCCAATAAGCTTTTTTGCCATGGATGTAACCTGCAAGTACTGGCCTTACCTCAACAAAGTCACAAAAAGCTGCCCGGAGCTCCAGCACCTTCTGAGCATGAAACCATTCCTCTCAGTGTTTCATGCCAAAGCCCATGATTTTAAATGCGAG GTTAAATGGAGTGGAGCTTACCAGCAAGGGGCCGGATTGACACTTGGCGAGGAGGTTGAGCAGTGTAACGCCTTCCTCTCTAGGATTGCTGTGACCACGAAGCACATGTCCAAAGCAG gacGTACTGACATGCTTACATTGATGGCCATGCGCTGGAATCAGCAAAAGTTTAATAACTTGGCTACTTCACTTGCCTGCCGATATCAGAAG gCCACAAAACGTCTGGAAAGCCAACTTCAGGACCTGGAAAGCATGAGAATCCAGCTGGCAGTGACACAGGTTGAAGTTGAGGGCTGGGTCACTGATATTAAGGAGTGGGCAGAAG caaCAACATCCCAAAAGAATGCCGATCTTGACGCAGTGATCAATAGAATAGAGGTGCTGGTGGCCAGCATTAAAAGAAGGTCCCAGCGCCTTTACAAAGACACCGATGGCAGCAAAGGTCGGGCCCGGATCCGGCGCAAAATCAGAGAGGAGAAGGCCATTCTTAGCTCTGTTGTTGAAAAATACAACAGTATGGTTCCAGATACAGAAAGAATCGCCTTTGACATCATTCTCTCTGACGAGACAGTTTGGCCATGGCAACTTTCACATGGTG ACGCTGTAGATTTGAAAACCAAGAGGAAGGCGTTTGATGTTGTGATGGCTATCAGGAGActtgaggaggagaagaagatTGTTCTTTCTGAGATGGCAAAGCATTGGAAATCTCTCTCCACTCGTGCAGACACACTCAAGGAGATGTCATGCCAGCTTTCCA GTGAGGTGTGGGATCTAAATGAAGAAGGGATCAAGGGTTTCCTCAGCTTAACTTTGAGAAAGAAGCAAGAAGTCACCAGAATGATGAAGCATGCAAGAGACTGTTATGCTAAAGTTTTGACTGGAACAAGTATGGACTTCCAGAATGATTGGGATGGATACGACAGTGACTCTGAATTGTCAGATGAGTTTGATGAGCTCTCAAGTGAGAAATGA
- the LOC127964906 gene encoding uncharacterized protein LOC127964906 isoform X1 yields MPKKICSCSPGSLSVNTGKVVAVVTMNGRYDLSVPEMKCEACKTTWSPGVDDLVRNDYWPATLHFSTVDSTDVFYSYEELKMAAPGLSCQAFLRMLDQRTLRFGRIGKITADSFRKSFLEWEAVRFEVDKICREEHFVCPACTPDMLAVSVDGNRKHHRFKNAARSEEKALFDGIFIAKDDEVERFVDYIHSTTNHVSGRGVCGGKWSAARETSQKSSSKIDEEGLELAVCRHGVFLTALNMFRGEIYAYPLYLQNKLANTPISFFAMDVTCKYWPYLNKVTKSCPELQHLLSMKPFLSVFHAKAHDFKCEVKWSGAYQQGAGLTLGEEVEQCNAFLSRIAVTTKHMSKAGRTDMLTLMAMRWNQQKFNNLATSLACRYQKATKRLESQLQDLESMRIQLAVTQVEVEGWVTDIKEWAEATTSQKNADLDAVINRIEVLVASIKRRSQRLYKDTDGSKGRARIRRKIREEKAILSSVVEKYNSMVPDTERIAFDIILSDETVWPWQLSHGDAVDLKTKRKAFDVVMAIRRLEEEKKIVLSEMAKHWKSLSTRADTLKEMSCQLSSEALKSEVWDLNEEGIKGFLSLTLRKKQEVTRMMKHARDCYAKVLTGTSMDFQNDWDGYDSDSELSDEFDELSSEK; encoded by the exons ATGCCCAAAAAAATATGTAGTTGTTCTCCAGGATCGTTGAGTGTCAACACAGGAAAAGTTGTTGCTGTGGTTACAATGAATG GACGATATGATCTCAGTGTGCCTGAGATGAAATGCGAGGCATGCAAAACCACATGGAGCCCTGGAGTGGATGACTTAGTCCGTAATGACTACTGGCCTGCTACCCTTCACTTTTCCACAGTGGACTCTAcagatgtgttttattcatatgaAGAGTTGAAGATGGCAGCACCAGGACTGTCATGCCAAGCATTTTTAAGAATGCTTGATCAACGAACTCTCCGCTTTGGCCGT ATTGGGAAGATCACAGCAGACAGCTTCAGAAAAAGTTTTTTGGAGTGGGAGGCTGTTAGATTTGAGGTGGATAAGATCTGCAGGGAGGAGCATTTTGTCTGCCCTGCATGCACCCCAGACATGCTTGCTGTTTCTGTGGATGGAAATCGCAAGCACCACCGCTTTAAGAATGCAGCAAG ATCGGAAGAAAAAGCCTTATTTGATGGCATCTTCATTGCAAAAGATGATGAAGTAGAGAGATTTGTGGATTACATTCATTCTACCACCAACCAT GTCTCTGGAAGAGGTGTCTGTGGAGGGAAGTGGTCAGCTGCAAGGGAAACGTCTCAGAAATCCTCAAGTAAAATTGATGAGGAGGGACTTGAGCTTGCAGTCTGTCGACATGGAGTTTTTCTCACCGCTCTCAACATGTTCAGGGGAGAAATATATGCTTATCCCCTCTACCTGCAGAACAAGCTGGCAAATACGCCAATAAGCTTTTTTGCCATGGATGTAACCTGCAAGTACTGGCCTTACCTCAACAAAGTCACAAAAAGCTGCCCGGAGCTCCAGCACCTTCTGAGCATGAAACCATTCCTCTCAGTGTTTCATGCCAAAGCCCATGATTTTAAATGCGAG GTTAAATGGAGTGGAGCTTACCAGCAAGGGGCCGGATTGACACTTGGCGAGGAGGTTGAGCAGTGTAACGCCTTCCTCTCTAGGATTGCTGTGACCACGAAGCACATGTCCAAAGCAG gacGTACTGACATGCTTACATTGATGGCCATGCGCTGGAATCAGCAAAAGTTTAATAACTTGGCTACTTCACTTGCCTGCCGATATCAGAAG gCCACAAAACGTCTGGAAAGCCAACTTCAGGACCTGGAAAGCATGAGAATCCAGCTGGCAGTGACACAGGTTGAAGTTGAGGGCTGGGTCACTGATATTAAGGAGTGGGCAGAAG caaCAACATCCCAAAAGAATGCCGATCTTGACGCAGTGATCAATAGAATAGAGGTGCTGGTGGCCAGCATTAAAAGAAGGTCCCAGCGCCTTTACAAAGACACCGATGGCAGCAAAGGTCGGGCCCGGATCCGGCGCAAAATCAGAGAGGAGAAGGCCATTCTTAGCTCTGTTGTTGAAAAATACAACAGTATGGTTCCAGATACAGAAAGAATCGCCTTTGACATCATTCTCTCTGACGAGACAGTTTGGCCATGGCAACTTTCACATGGTG ACGCTGTAGATTTGAAAACCAAGAGGAAGGCGTTTGATGTTGTGATGGCTATCAGGAGActtgaggaggagaagaagatTGTTCTTTCTGAGATGGCAAAGCATTGGAAATCTCTCTCCACTCGTGCAGACACACTCAAGGAGATGTCATGCCAGCTTTCCAGTGAGGCATTGAAAA GTGAGGTGTGGGATCTAAATGAAGAAGGGATCAAGGGTTTCCTCAGCTTAACTTTGAGAAAGAAGCAAGAAGTCACCAGAATGATGAAGCATGCAAGAGACTGTTATGCTAAAGTTTTGACTGGAACAAGTATGGACTTCCAGAATGATTGGGATGGATACGACAGTGACTCTGAATTGTCAGATGAGTTTGATGAGCTCTCAAGTGAGAAATGA